From a single Pseudorasbora parva isolate DD20220531a chromosome 15, ASM2467924v1, whole genome shotgun sequence genomic region:
- the LOC137041673 gene encoding uncharacterized protein, translating into MATSRDFYEGGQKPDPRPSRTRRVPTYLEDYVLDYPSPCHVYSSPAEVTEGISQANQDPYRGYITPATGNREFERGKLHHLEARWKDLSSEMRELQIRMDSVRQAARSPVYGHYQSLPHIELSNPGLEPSVTVASSPQYEETLYHEPATQPQPQPQPQPQPQPIMQPPNIGRGSSLPEPQPQRQFAEFRRSDSWPHTAAQPVLPAYPQVQPQYKPTPLQAAPARIQPAHQSASVQPAHTYVQPQRQLAAVQSAPAALQPQYQQTVPAPVQPVPAQPVMHPQRPYQPLPLHLPPWPGPQPQYDYPINPVEPGLMEMAIASSYGIPKPKLVVFSSGKESDFLMLKKGLDSILGPHRHLTEDYKYQVLLDHLHLPAAYQVAKRYVNSPFPYTSAMQALEQRYGQPRQLIQSELRAILNAPAIRPGDAQGFEDFSSAVNTLVGMLNTMHGPSRYELQCGSHVDTLLTKLPVSYRDSFIEYCLNQHIIVSGSSRTYTLPEFAEWLERKAQAIQISRRVTGPVHTEPFRRDQKPPFQPRARAATILTGSEQPRAIHLPTSSLTDTKMAATAKKRERFKPFCPYCNNHEHYLNACAAFCKLNHTQRGSWISEHSKCWRCGRGHKQDICTLKKTCSTCGGLHLPVLHEVAVKAENQSILTVSTTTSQVYLDQASHSGRVMLKVVPVRLRSGKRFLDTHAVLDDGSERTILLPAAVKHLGLKGSEENLTLRTIRQDLVQLRGTTVSFEVSALSHLSVKHVIRNAFTAADLNLAEQSCPADALKRRYGHLRDIPLLEFTRVQPLLLIGSDYPQLITPNCPIRMGPLGSPIAVHTLLGWTVQGPTTFLQHPSNVDVCLHTTFLSPTQDLRQHVERLWQLDILPQRNEKEVVRSRQDRSALAMLEEKSVRVTVDGTTRYATPLLYKRDAARLQATPNAVMALLRATERRLVKNPDLAKMYNKEIHKLEEAGYAVRITDPEAANSRDLWYVPHHIVLHNDKARVVFNCSFTYNQMNLNDNLLPGPTLGPPLLGVLLRFREYAIAISGDIRAMFHQIRLLPEDQPLLRFLWRDMERDRSPDIYEWRVLPFGTTCSPCCATYALQRHVRDNKEGNEDVVESVQQSFYVDNCLQSLQSQHQAKKLIDKIRAVLAAGGFDIRQWASNVPGVIAHLPAEAKSVGCELWLSANKTDPQESTLGLVWHCSQDILGYKHRSVSTIGETSMRSVYRILASQYDPLGYIIPFTTRAKILVQTLWKRVGGWDEPLPADIFSEWHTWEEELPDLQRITLPRCYTPACNNTTSIIDMHVFCDASEKAYGSVAYLRVETGDDIQVAFIMARSRVAPKKQLSMPRLELSAALSGAQLAKTLNTELTLDIRQTVMWSDSTTVLHWIQSESCNYKVFVGTRIAEIQDLVGYENWRYVDSDNNPADDITRGKTLIYLSHPSRWKQGPAFLQQSSEHWPIHPSMAIEDSEELRKSSFCGNISISHASLPNVDDCKSWDDLIMTTYHSLHGAAAPPMSATERIETETAVLRRAQMESFPDEVHALKANKSVHSNSRLCSLAPTLDSHLDLIRVGGRLRKAATLSEDTLHPIVLAPEHPITKLLIQDFDDRLMHAGPERVFAELRRTYWVLRGRQVVKKHQRQCAECRKWRGKPTVPKMADLPASRLRINQPPFWSTGVDCFGPYLIKIGRRQEKRWGIIFKCLTTRCIHIELLCSMDADSFLLALRRFIARRGKPFEIICDRGTNFRGGERELSEAFAEMEPSLQEQLAKQKISFQFNPPHAPHFGGVWEREIKSVKASLQVVLKDHTVSEEVLTTVLIEVEGILNSKPLGYVSSDIADPDPITPNLLLMGRQDSSLPQAVYGPSNLLGRRRYRHSQVIADHFWTQFLRNYLPSLQLRQKWQNITQNLAVDQVVLIVDSQLPRAQWPVGKVTRVLPSDDGAIRAVEVDIKGNTYVRPVAKLIVLPEMPKN; encoded by the coding sequence ATGGCTACATCCAGAGATTTCTATGAGGGAGGACAAAAGCCAGATCCTCGTCCAAGTCGTACCCGGCGGGTGCCCACCTACTTGGAGGATTATGTGCTTGATTATCCATCTCCGTGTCATGTTTATTCTTCACCAGCAGAGGTCACTGAAGGAATATCTCAAGCAAACCAGGATCCCTATAGGGGCTATATCACTCCTGCTACAGGGAACAGAGAATTTGAACGGGGAAAGCTGCATCACTTAGAGGCCCGTTGGAAAGATTTAAGCAGTGAAATGAGAGAGCTTCAAATCAGAATGGACAGTGTACGACAGGCTGCTAGATCTCCTGTTTACGGACACTACCAGAGTCTTCCTCACATTGAACTCAGTAACCCTGGATTAGAACCCTCTGTGACTGTAGCATCATCCCCACAATATGAGGAGACACTTTACCACGAGCCAGCTACGCAGCCGCAGCCGCAGCCGCAGCCGCAGCCGCAGCCGCAACCAATCATGCAGCCACCAAATATAGGTCGTGGATCTTCCCTGCCAGAGCCACAGCCTCAGAGACAATTTGCAGAATTCCGACGATCAGACTCATGGCCCCACACAGCTGCTCAGCCTGTTCTGCCTGCCTATCCTCAGGTACAGCCACAGTATAAGCCGACTCCTTTGCAGGCTGCACCGGCCCGCATACAGCCAGCACATCAATCAGCTTCTGTACAGCCAGCACACACTTATGTGCAACCGCAACGTCAGTTAGCGGCTGTACAATCTGCACCAGCCGCACTGCAGCCACAGTACCAGCAGACGGTGCCAGCTCCAGTGCAGCCTGTACCAGCGCAACCAGTGATGCATCCTCAACGACCTTATCAACCACTACCTCTGCATCTACCTCCTTGGCCTGGACCACAACCACAGTATGATTATCCCATCAACCCTGTGGAACCTGGACTGATGGAAATGGCCATTGCGTCTTCCTACGGCATCCCCAAACCAAAGCTGGTAGTCTTCTCCTCAGGGAAAGAGAGTGATTTCCTTATGCTTAAGAAGGGACTGGACAGTATCCTTGGCCCACACAGACATCTAACAGAGGACTATAAATATCAAGTGCTCTTGGATCATCTGCATCTGCCTGCCGCTTACCAGGTAGCTAAAAGGTATGTCAACAGCCCATTTCCCTACACCAGTGCAATGCAGGCTCTTGAACAGCGATACGGTCAACCAAGACAGTTAATTCAGAGCGAGCTAAGAGCTATCCTCAATGCACCAGCTATCCGACCAGGTGATGCGCAGGGATTTGAGGACTTTTCTTCGGCTGTTAATACACTGGTGGGCATGTTGAACACAATGCATGGGCCCTCTAGATACGAACTGCAATGTGGCTCCCACGTTGACACCCTACTGACCAAACTGCCTGTCAGCTATAGAGACTCATTCATAGAGTACTGCCTCAACCAGCACATCATTGTGAGTGGCAGTTCCAGGACTTACACATTGCCAGAATTTGCAGAGTGGCTGGAGAGGAAGGCTCAGGCCATTCAAATATCTAGGCGTGTTACAGGGCCAGTGCATACAGAACCCTTCCGGCGAGATCAGAAACCTCCTTTTCAGCCCAGAGCCAGAGCAGCCACAATTCTCACAGGCAGTGAACAACCTAGAGCCATTCATTTGCCCACCAGCTCCCTCACAGACACCAAAATGGCAGCTACAGCTAAAAAGCGGGAGCGTTTCAAGCCCTTTTGTCCCTACTGCAACAACCATGAACATTATCTCAATGCTTGTGCAGCCTTTTGCAAGTTGAACCACACACAAAGAGGAAGCTGGATTAGTGAGCACAGTAAATGCTGGAGGTGTGGTCGAGGTCACAAACAAGACATCTGCACGCTCAAGAAAACTTGCTCTACATGTGGGGGACTCCACCTGCCCGTTTTGCATGAAGTTGCAGTCAAGGCAGAAAACCAAAGCATACTCACAGTGAGCACAACCACTTCTCAGGTTTATTTGGACCAGGCCAGTCATTCAGGCAGAGTAATGTTAAAAGTTGTCCCGGTAAGACTTCGCAGTGGCAAAAGGTTCCTGGACACCCATGCCGTGTTGGACGATGGGTCTGAAAGAACGATCCTCCTGCCAGCAGCAGTCAAACATCTAGGTTTGAAAGGATCTGAGGAAAACTTGACTCTTCGAACAATAAGACAAGACCTTGTTCAGCTAAGAGGAACCACAGTCTCATTCGAGGTATCTGCTCTATCACACTTAAGTGTTAAACATGTGATTCGGAACGCATTCACAGCCGCAGATCTCAACCTTGCTGAGCAGTCATGTCCCGCGGACGCCTTGAAGAGAAGATATGGACACCTCAGGGACATTCCCTTGCTAGAGTTCACTAGAGTGCAGCCTTTGCTACTCATTGGATCAGATTATCCACAGTTGATCACACCAAACTGCCCAATCCGAATGGGACCGCTTGGTAGCCCTATAGCGGTACACACACTTCTTGGCTGGACAGTTCAAGGGCCAACAACATTTCTCCAGCATCCCTCAAACGTAGATGTATGCCTCCACACTACCTTCCTTTCTCCAACGCAAGATTTACGTCAACATGTGGAGCGATTGTGGCAGCTTGACATACTGCCCCAGAGAAATGAGAAAGAAGTAGTCCGCTCCAGACAAGATAGATCTGCACTTGCCATGTTGGAGGAGAAATCGGTACGTGTTACAGTTGATGGTACAACCCGCTATGCTACCCCACTACTTTACAAGCGGGATGCAGCTAGACTGCAGGCAACACCCAACGCTGTCATGGCCCTTTTAAGAGCCACAGAACGTCGCCTGGTAAAGAATCCTGACCTGGCAAAAATGTACAACAAAGAGATACACAAACTTGAAGAGGCAGGTTATGCAGTACGAATAACTGATCCAGAAGCAGCTAATTCCCGTGATTTATGGTATGTTCCTCACCACATTGTGCTCCACAATGACAAAGCCCGGGTGGTCTTCAATTGTTCTTTCACTTACAATCAAATGAATCTGAATGACAATCTACTACCTGGTCCTACTCTTGGTCCACCACTGTTGGGAGTCCTGCTCAGGTTCAGGGAGTATGCCATTGCCATAAGTGGAGACATACGAGCTATGTTTCACCAGATCAGACTGTTACCGGAAGATCAGCCACTGCTTCGCTTTCTCTGGAGAGACATGGAAAGAGATCGCAGCCCAGACATCTATGAATGGCGAGTATTACCATTTGGGACAACCTGTAGTCCATGCTGCGCTACTTATGCCCTCCAGAGACATGTCAGAGACAACAAGGAAGGCAATGAAGATGTAGTTGAGTCTGTTCAGCAGTCTTTCTATGTGGACAATTGCTTACAGTCTCTCCAGTCTCAGCATCAGGCTAAGAAACTCATTGACAAAATTAGAGCAGTATTAGCGGCTGGTGGCTTTGACATAAGGCAGTGGGCTAGCAATGTTCCCGGTGTGATTGCACATTTACCCGCTGAAGCCAAATCAGTAGGCTGTGAGCTGTGGCTTTCTGCAAACAAAACTGATCCGCAAGAGTCAACCCTCGGCCTTGTGTGGCACTGCTCACAGGACATTTTAGGCTATAAGCACAGGTCTGTGTCAACAATTGGGGAAACCTCAATGAGAAGTGTCTATCGCATCCTGGCTAGCCAGTATGACCCACTCGGATACATCATCCCTTTCACCACAAGGGCCAAAATCCTGGTGCAGACACTATGGAAGAGGGTTGGAGGTTGGGATGAACCTCTGCCAGCTGACATCTTCTCAGAATGGCACACTTGGGAAGAAGAGCTTCCTGACCTACAGAGAATAACACTGCCCAGGTGTTACACACCAGCATGCAATAACACCACCTCTATTATCGATATGCATGTCTTCTGTGATGCCTCGGAGAAGGCATATGGCTCTGTGGCTTACCTACGGGTGGAAACGGGCGATGACATTCAAGTTGCATTCATCATGGCGAGGTCACGGGTGGCACCCAAGAAGCAACTCTCCATGCCCCGCCTTGAGCTCTCTGCAGCATTGTCGGGAGCTCAGCTAGCCAAGACACTGAACACAGAGCTTACACTTGATATCAGGCAAACGGTAATGTGGTCCGATTCAACCACTGTACTACACTGGATACAGTCTGAGTCATGCAATTACAAAGTGTTCGTTGGCACGCGAATCGCAGAGATCCAAGACCTCGTTGGATATGAGAACTGGAGATACGTGGACTCAGATAACAATCCCGCTGACGATATCACTCGCGGTAAGACCCTCATATATCTGTCCCATCCCAGTAGATGGAAGCAAGGTCCAGCATTTCTGCAACAATCTTCAGAACACTGGCCAATCCACCCTTCAATGGCAATTGAAGATTCAGAAGAACTCCGTAAATCCTCATTCTGTGGTAATATCTCAATCAGTCATGCCTCTTTACCGAATGTAGATGACTGCAAATCATGGGATGACCTCATTATGACCACATATCACTCTCTTCATGGGGCGGCAGCACCCCCTATGTCAGCGACAGAACGTATAGAGACTGAAACGGCTGTACTCAGACGTGCACAAATGGAAAGTTTTCCTGATGAAGTGCATGCTCTTAAAGCCAATAAATCTGTGCATTCAAACAGTCGATTATGTTCCCTTGCTCCAACGTTAGATTCTCACCTTGATCTGATTAGAGTGGGTGGTAGATTACGCAAAGCTGCAACATTATCAGAGGATACACTTCACCCTATCGTGTTGGCACCAGAACACCCCATAACAAAACTGTTAATCCAAGACTTTGATGACCGCCTGATGCACGCAGGTCCTGAAAGGGTTTTTGCAGAGTTAAGGCGAACCTATTGGGTTCTCAGAGGCCGCCAGGTGGTCAAAAAGCACCAGAGACAATGCGCTGAGTGTAGGAAATGGCGTGGCAAGCCCACTGTACCCAAAATGGCAGACTTGCCTGCTTCCCGTCTGAGGATTAACCAGCCTCCCTTCTGGTCGACAGGAGTTGATTGTTTTGGGCCATATCTGATCAAAATTGGCAGACGGCAAGAAAAGAGATGGGGCATAATATTTAAATGTCTCACTACAAGATGCATACATATCGAATTGTTATGCAGCATGGACGCAGATTCTTTTTTACTAGCCCTCAGACGCTTCATAGCAAGGAGAGGAAAGCCCTTTGAGATCATCTGCGACAGAGGTACCAACTTCAGGGGTGGAGAGCGTGAGCTCTCTGAAGCCTTTGCCGAAATGGAACCATCCCTCCAAGAGCAACTAGCCAAACAGAAAATATCCTTTCAATTCAACCCACCTCACGCACCGCACTTCGGAGGAGTATGGGAGAGGGAAATTAAATCCGTCAAAGCTTCGCTCCAAGTTGTTCTGAAAGATCATACCGTCTCGGAGGAAGTCCTTACCACAGTGTTGATCGAAGTGGAAGGCATCCTAAATTCGAAACCCCTGGGGTACGTATCATCTGATATAGCGGATCCTGATCCTATTACCCCCAATTTGCTGCTTATGGGGCGGCAGGACTCTTCTCTACCTCAGGCTGTGTATGGACCCAGCAATCTACTTGGACGGCGACGCTACAGACACAGCCAAGTGATTGCCGATCACTTCTGGACCCAGTTCCTTAGGAACTACCTACCCAGTCTCCAGCTTCGACAGAAGTggcagaacatcacacaaaaccTAGCAGTCGATCAGGTTGTATTGATTGTGGATTCTCAACTTCCCAGAGCCCAATGGCCAGTCGGTAAGGTAACCAGAGTCCTACCAAGTGACGATGGTGCAATAAGAGCCGTGGAAGTGGACATTAAAGGCAACACATATGTCCGCCCTGTTGCTAAACTAATTGTATTGCCTGAAATGCCTAAAAATTAG